Proteins encoded within one genomic window of Arachis ipaensis cultivar K30076 chromosome B08, Araip1.1, whole genome shotgun sequence:
- the LOC110265686 gene encoding uncharacterized protein LOC110265686 isoform X1: MLNWLDKNRFIVSLDLALESYRRISLSDFGELQSWTKLLCVPDLIYYPEFLGFDFNVPRATRAICISDEDDEILLELWLDMEQKFVVYIEKFGGRVASEVYVESLILPCLL; encoded by the exons ATGCTTAATTGGTTGGATAAGAATCGGTTCATTGTTTCTCTCGATTTGGCATTGGAGTCGTATCGACGAATTTCACTTTCTGATTTCGGAG AATTGCAGTCTTGGACTAAGCTGTTGTGTGTACCTGATTTGATATATTATCCTGAATTCCTTGGATTCGATTTCAATGTTCCGCGTGCTACGAGGGCGATTTGTATTTCCGACGAAGATGATGAGATACTATTGGAGCTGTGGTTGGACATGGAGCAGAAGTTTGTTGTCTACATCGAGAAATTCGGCGGCCGCGTAGCTTCGGAGGTATATGTTGAGAGTTTGATATTGCCTTGTTTATTATGA
- the LOC110265686 gene encoding uncharacterized protein LOC110265686 isoform X2, with translation MLNWLDKNRFIVSLDLALESYRRISLSDFGELQSWTKLLCVPDLIYYPEFLGFDFNVPRATRAICISDEDDEILLELWLDMEQKFVVYIEKFGGRVASEVCENY, from the exons ATGCTTAATTGGTTGGATAAGAATCGGTTCATTGTTTCTCTCGATTTGGCATTGGAGTCGTATCGACGAATTTCACTTTCTGATTTCGGAG AATTGCAGTCTTGGACTAAGCTGTTGTGTGTACCTGATTTGATATATTATCCTGAATTCCTTGGATTCGATTTCAATGTTCCGCGTGCTACGAGGGCGATTTGTATTTCCGACGAAGATGATGAGATACTATTGGAGCTGTGGTTGGACATGGAGCAGAAGTTTGTTGTCTACATCGAGAAATTCGGCGGCCGCGTAGCTTCGGAG GTTTGTGAGAATTACTGA
- the LOC107613706 gene encoding tetraspanin-19, whose product MAADSMNGYCLSCYMVSMIIILLLEGAVTADILLNSDWEKDLPEDPTGKFSDFKDFVESNFDVCKWIMLVIISAQGLSTIIALVLKAHGPDPNYDSDYDYYTRSRLSLLNHNA is encoded by the exons ATGGCAGCAGATAGCATGAATGGTTATTGTCTTTCATGT TATATGGTGAGCATGATCATAATTCTTCTGCTGGAGGGTGCAGTAACAGCAGACATTCTCCTCAATTCTGATTGGGAGAAG GACTTGCCGGAGGACCCAACTGGAAAATTCAGCGACTTCAAGGATTTTGTGGAGTCAAATTTTGATGTTTGCAAATGGATAATGCTAGTGATCATCTCAGCACAG GGATTATCAACCATAATTGCATTGGTTCTAAAAGCTCATGGTCCTGATCCTAACTATGACAGTGATTATGATTACTATACTCGGTCAAGGCTTTCCCTCCTTAACCATAATGCTTAG